In the Candidatus Bathyarchaeota archaeon genome, one interval contains:
- a CDS encoding 2,3-bisphosphoglycerate-independent phosphoglycerate mutase has protein sequence MSAKAIFVICDGMGDRPVKEHGYKTPLEAANTPHLDKLAEEGLIGLMDPVSPGVRPGSDVAHLAILGYNPYECYAGRGSLEAAGAGITLKPGDIAFRANFATATEDLTIVDRRAGRIKTGTKELTEALNQIKIESVNDVSIEFYPTIEHRGVLILRGEKLSRNVSDTDPHATGVKPLKSKPLDNSVEAERTAKALNEFTEKSFHMLKNHQVNLNRVKAGEKPANIILSRGAGSYFKLETLQDKYGIKTAAIAGVALVKGVCRIVGMDILNVEGATGGLNTNFNGKADEAAKAIKQYDFVLLHVKATDVAGHDGNFEAKIEAIENIDKMIDRLIKQLDLNETYITVTADHCTPVNFKDHSGDPVPILIHGPEVFHSGIKKFCEKTASQGNLCRIKGADIMAILTNYMGVSKKFGY, from the coding sequence ATGAGTGCAAAAGCTATTTTTGTGATTTGCGATGGAATGGGAGATAGGCCTGTTAAAGAGCATGGTTATAAAACTCCCCTGGAAGCTGCGAATACACCGCATTTAGATAAGCTGGCTGAAGAAGGGTTAATTGGGTTAATGGATCCTGTAAGCCCAGGAGTTAGACCTGGAAGCGATGTAGCTCACCTAGCTATTTTAGGTTATAATCCTTATGAATGTTATGCTGGTAGAGGAAGCTTAGAAGCTGCTGGAGCTGGAATAACGCTTAAACCTGGCGATATAGCTTTTAGAGCAAACTTCGCTACTGCAACTGAAGATTTAACAATTGTGGATAGAAGAGCTGGAAGAATAAAAACTGGAACTAAAGAGTTAACTGAAGCATTAAATCAAATAAAAATTGAAAGCGTTAACGATGTTTCAATAGAGTTTTATCCAACTATTGAGCATAGAGGTGTTTTAATTCTTCGCGGAGAAAAGCTTTCTAGAAATGTATCAGATACAGATCCTCATGCAACTGGTGTTAAACCATTAAAATCTAAACCTTTAGATAATAGTGTTGAAGCTGAAAGAACAGCTAAAGCTTTAAACGAGTTTACTGAAAAATCCTTTCATATGCTTAAAAATCATCAAGTAAACTTGAATAGAGTTAAGGCAGGAGAAAAACCTGCAAACATAATTTTATCTAGAGGCGCCGGCTCATATTTTAAGCTTGAAACTTTGCAAGATAAATATGGAATTAAAACTGCTGCAATAGCTGGTGTAGCTTTAGTTAAAGGAGTTTGCCGAATAGTTGGAATGGATATATTAAATGTTGAAGGTGCTACTGGGGGATTAAACACTAATTTTAATGGTAAAGCTGATGAGGCAGCTAAAGCTATTAAACAATATGACTTTGTTTTACTTCATGTTAAAGCTACAGATGTGGCTGGACATGATGGAAACTTTGAAGCTAAAATTGAAGCTATAGAAAATATAGATAAAATGATTGATAGATTAATAAAGCAATTAGATTTAAATGAAACATACATAACTGTTACTGCAGATCATTGCACTCCAGTAAATTTTAAAGACCATTCAGGCGACCCTGTTCCAATCTTAATTCATGGACCTGAAGTTTTCCATAGTGGAATTAAAAAATTCTGCGAAAAAACAGCTTCTCAAGGAAACTTATGTAGAATAAAAGGAGCAGATATAATGGCTATCCTAACAAATTATATGGGTGTATCAAAGAAATTTGGTTATTGA
- a CDS encoding Lrp/AsnC ligand binding domain-containing protein, producing MLIGTQAGKEREVAKEVKKFPGVTEAKIVYGEYDVIVRIELNDFSILSETVTLIRRISGIVKTATLISA from the coding sequence ATGCTTATAGGAACTCAAGCCGGAAAAGAACGTGAAGTTGCTAAAGAAGTGAAAAAATTTCCAGGAGTAACTGAAGCAAAAATTGTTTATGGAGAATACGATGTAATAGTTAGAATTGAGCTTAATGATTTTTCAATCTTAAGCGAAACCGTAACATTGATTAGAAGAATTTCTGGAATAGTTAAAACTGCAACTTTAATTTCAGCTTAA
- a CDS encoding AAA family ATPase: MSLLMKKNNSEYEFKPWWIQHPKLSTLLSFPLYVTTREYRRWRNAKLTPRKLQKLIKELDKNYPSKREKLVGRDKEYELIMSSITFHVVQEKCIKELLKDASPPKFFILKGASGTGKSLLAEVCIREGVLHGIRNGVNVQPIFVKGPEVFDPLYGQSARNLMAIFDKAFNTPSIIFIDEFESFAKKVDTAKAARVAEMEDLRVQSLFINNLRRLLDTQTRTILIAATNMYEAIREDIRRRAFTIDLDQNITREMLLAILASELKSHDWTYLNPEEVMVTLEKGVSIYRQTQLSPFDIIDACNKVREKKIAPIRKSLFERLERKLTQKNEVKYKVSIEDFEAVARELRGYIEQEKSTEVMSAVLKIKPSITYDDVGGLFNIKEKIFKTISLSLKPELVNKLGWIPPKGFILWGEPGCGKTHISKAIARENGAEFFYAPAAQLLINAKWVGEPEKNVRDLFAIARKTAPSIIFFDEFDIIAGKRKGDPVGDRITAQILTELDGLQPLENVIVIAATNRLEAVDEAVLNRFEPNIIEVPLPRNDAERKDIIKIHLRHYVEHLDQEVTIDNVLKIIKKHRIVSPRVVAEIIRSANRLRTQEIIASWELKKGDEAYKSKVLKMFHEDIKRLCEVLNLNEEELIKNHAELTGENYKVKLYHFEKAAQQLEQDIDKELMDVQESAVFEEPETGVAYGLGTDPTGRRGVILIVECVINPNGNGKTVVTGASKSTIIGPTAIEDTSVIESAVNVIEYIKKYVREKIGEEISKFDFIFEVVSPLEGASGLGVSGPSLGVAFSVAAVSELAQIEVESTVVMTGKGDIKGNIGPVGGVGWRGAGKFLAAIKTKKMKINKFLLPKWNYENSKDEWEILIEKNINVIPIQKQLEAWLHSFNVTEEELLRKLSIQLKSLKFKSVSYPEVKEV, translated from the coding sequence ATGAGCTTATTGATGAAGAAGAATAATAGCGAGTATGAGTTTAAACCTTGGTGGATTCAACATCCTAAGCTTAGCACCTTACTAAGTTTTCCATTATACGTTACAACTAGAGAGTATCGAAGATGGAGAAATGCTAAGTTAACCCCTAGAAAGCTTCAAAAATTAATTAAAGAGCTTGATAAAAACTATCCATCTAAAAGAGAAAAGCTTGTTGGAAGAGATAAAGAATATGAGCTTATAATGTCTAGCATAACATTTCATGTAGTTCAAGAGAAATGCATAAAAGAACTGCTTAAAGATGCTTCGCCACCAAAATTTTTTATTCTTAAAGGCGCAAGTGGAACTGGAAAATCTTTGCTGGCTGAAGTATGCATTAGAGAGGGCGTTTTACATGGTATAAGAAATGGTGTAAACGTTCAACCAATTTTTGTTAAGGGACCTGAAGTTTTTGATCCTCTTTATGGGCAATCAGCTAGGAATTTAATGGCTATTTTTGATAAAGCTTTTAATACACCAAGCATAATTTTCATAGATGAGTTTGAAAGCTTCGCTAAAAAAGTGGATACAGCTAAAGCTGCAAGAGTAGCTGAAATGGAAGATTTAAGAGTTCAAAGTCTTTTTATAAACAATTTAAGAAGGCTTTTAGATACACAAACAAGAACAATTTTAATAGCTGCTACAAACATGTATGAAGCTATTAGAGAAGATATAAGAAGAAGAGCTTTTACAATAGATTTAGATCAAAACATAACTAGAGAAATGCTTTTAGCTATTTTAGCTTCAGAGCTTAAAAGCCATGATTGGACATATTTAAATCCTGAAGAAGTTATGGTAACTTTAGAGAAGGGTGTAAGTATTTATAGGCAAACGCAACTATCCCCCTTTGATATAATTGATGCTTGCAATAAAGTTAGAGAAAAGAAAATAGCGCCTATTAGAAAAAGCCTTTTTGAAAGGTTGGAGAGAAAATTAACTCAGAAAAATGAGGTTAAATATAAAGTTTCAATAGAAGATTTTGAAGCTGTAGCGAGAGAGCTTAGAGGGTATATTGAACAAGAGAAAAGCACTGAGGTTATGAGCGCGGTTTTAAAAATAAAACCTTCAATAACCTACGATGATGTTGGAGGATTATTTAATATAAAAGAGAAAATCTTTAAAACTATTTCTTTAAGTTTAAAGCCTGAGCTTGTAAATAAGCTTGGTTGGATACCGCCTAAAGGCTTCATTCTTTGGGGGGAACCTGGATGCGGTAAAACTCATATTTCTAAAGCTATAGCTAGAGAGAATGGCGCTGAATTCTTTTATGCTCCAGCAGCTCAACTTCTTATTAACGCTAAATGGGTTGGTGAACCAGAGAAAAATGTTAGAGATTTATTTGCGATAGCTAGAAAAACCGCTCCAAGCATAATTTTCTTTGATGAATTTGATATAATAGCTGGAAAACGTAAAGGCGACCCTGTAGGCGATAGAATAACTGCTCAAATATTAACTGAGCTTGATGGGTTGCAACCTCTTGAAAACGTTATTGTTATAGCTGCTACAAATAGGCTTGAAGCTGTTGATGAAGCTGTTTTAAATAGATTTGAACCAAACATTATAGAGGTTCCATTACCAAGGAACGATGCTGAAAGAAAAGATATAATTAAAATTCATTTAAGACATTATGTAGAGCATTTAGATCAGGAAGTTACTATTGATAACGTGCTTAAAATAATAAAAAAACATAGAATTGTTTCCCCAAGAGTTGTCGCAGAAATAATAAGGTCAGCTAACCGTTTAAGAACTCAAGAAATTATAGCTTCTTGGGAGCTTAAAAAAGGAGATGAAGCTTATAAAAGTAAAGTTTTAAAAATGTTTCATGAGGATATAAAAAGGCTTTGTGAAGTATTAAATTTAAATGAGGAAGAGTTGATTAAAAATCATGCTGAGTTAACTGGAGAAAACTATAAGGTTAAGCTTTACCATTTTGAGAAAGCTGCTCAACAACTTGAGCAGGATATTGATAAAGAATTAATGGATGTTCAAGAAAGCGCTGTTTTTGAAGAACCTGAAACTGGCGTGGCTTATGGGCTTGGAACAGATCCCACAGGTAGAAGAGGAGTAATACTCATAGTTGAATGTGTAATAAACCCAAATGGAAATGGAAAAACTGTTGTAACTGGCGCGTCTAAATCTACAATTATTGGTCCAACAGCTATTGAAGATACAAGCGTGATTGAAAGCGCTGTGAATGTAATTGAATATATTAAGAAATATGTTAGAGAAAAGATTGGTGAAGAAATTTCAAAATTTGATTTTATATTTGAAGTTGTTAGCCCATTAGAGGGGGCTTCTGGATTAGGAGTAAGCGGTCCAAGCTTAGGAGTAGCCTTCAGCGTAGCAGCTGTTTCAGAGCTTGCTCAAATAGAAGTTGAATCAACGGTAGTTATGACTGGAAAAGGAGATATTAAAGGAAATATTGGTCCTGTTGGGGGAGTTGGCTGGAGAGGAGCAGGAAAATTTCTTGCAGCTATAAAAACTAAAAAAATGAAAATCAACAAGTTTTTGCTTCCAAAATGGAATTATGAAAACTCTAAAGACGAATGGGAAATTTTAATAGAAAAAAACATTAACGTCATCCCCATTCAAAAACAATTAGAAGCTTGGCTTCACTCATTTAATGTTACTGAAGAAGAATTATTAAGAAAACTTTCTATACAGCTTAAATCTTTAAAGTTTAAATCTGTAAGCTATCCTGAAGTTAAAGAAGTTTAA
- a CDS encoding radical SAM protein, with protein MFRFNMFKHKECKLCGKKGELISSILNLCGKCIKEKPEEAKPLIMKTHENVRALYNLPSTSPKSLGGVPCNLCANECVIGSGERSYCGLKRNLNGKIISLSNVEKAVLHWYPDPHVTNCCNAWFCPAGTGVGYPKFTYTKGPEIGYKNLAVFFYGCNFNCLFCQNASHKNIELGSIISLNEFTKIVKNDEKYSCICFFGGSPEPQLPFALASSKKILEENPNRIIRVCFEWNGCGNKFLVKEAVELAFKSGGNIKFDLKCFDENLSLALSGVSNKKAYENFEFIAKEFYNKREHLPVLSATTLLVPGYVDEEEIKNISEFISSLNHEIPYSLLVFHPDFMMQDLPITPRIQALNCYKIAKKFLRNVYIGNIHLLGSY; from the coding sequence ATGTTTCGTTTTAATATGTTTAAGCATAAGGAATGTAAGCTTTGCGGTAAAAAAGGAGAGTTAATTTCAAGCATTCTTAATCTTTGCGGTAAATGCATTAAAGAAAAACCTGAGGAAGCTAAACCTTTAATAATGAAAACTCATGAAAACGTTAGAGCTTTATACAATTTACCTTCAACTTCTCCTAAATCTTTGGGGGGAGTTCCATGCAATTTATGCGCTAATGAATGCGTAATTGGGAGCGGAGAGAGAAGCTACTGCGGTTTAAAAAGAAATTTAAATGGAAAAATAATTTCTTTATCAAACGTTGAGAAAGCAGTTTTACATTGGTATCCAGATCCTCATGTTACAAATTGCTGCAACGCATGGTTTTGCCCAGCTGGAACAGGAGTAGGCTACCCAAAATTTACTTACACTAAAGGGCCAGAAATAGGATATAAAAATTTGGCTGTATTCTTTTATGGATGCAACTTTAACTGTTTATTTTGTCAAAATGCTTCTCATAAAAATATAGAGTTGGGTTCAATAATATCTTTAAACGAATTTACTAAAATTGTTAAAAATGATGAAAAATACTCTTGTATATGTTTTTTCGGCGGTTCACCTGAACCTCAACTTCCATTCGCTTTAGCTTCATCAAAAAAGATTCTTGAAGAAAATCCTAATAGAATAATTAGAGTTTGCTTTGAGTGGAATGGTTGTGGAAACAAGTTTTTAGTTAAAGAAGCGGTTGAATTAGCTTTTAAAAGCGGTGGAAACATTAAGTTTGATTTAAAATGCTTCGATGAAAATTTAAGCTTAGCTTTAAGCGGAGTCTCAAATAAAAAAGCTTATGAAAACTTTGAGTTTATAGCTAAAGAGTTTTATAATAAAAGAGAGCATTTACCCGTTTTATCAGCTACAACACTTTTGGTTCCAGGTTATGTAGATGAAGAGGAGATAAAGAATATTTCAGAGTTTATTTCAAGTTTAAACCATGAAATTCCATATTCGCTTTTAGTTTTCCACCCAGATTTTATGATGCAAGATTTACCTATAACACCAAGAATTCAAGCATTAAACTGTTATAAAATCGCTAAAAAATTTTTAAGAAATGTTTATATAGGAAATATCCATTTGCTTGGAAGCTATTAA
- a CDS encoding site-2 protease family protein, producing the protein MGLNYSEIVYPYSFSELKALVSSRFTVLDSYIDERGTPNFVISPKVNKENFKQMSKELMKLNLIPFLRKNGDRYVIKVFLKFLEKRRKNNILNVILLIATLGTIFLAGYYSFINTPVLKDILMKGENAFLQAGLFTLSLFAIIGLHESGHMIACKIHGLEFSLPYFIPGPPPFGTFGAIVSLKSPPTNRDELFDIGFAGPIAGFIATTIVAILSFKLGFLVPETDVSVWEKQKLVQSISWPRSPLLFEVLLPFIRQIPQGFRLVLTQIEFAAWVGALLTFLNILPIWQLDGGHVSRAIFGASKHKIASIIGLIILIFSGYWFFALFLLLWMFGGGRGTAGAEPLDDISPLSSSRKILYFLSLVMLMLCFIAFPSL; encoded by the coding sequence ATGGGTTTAAATTATTCAGAAATCGTTTACCCTTATTCATTTTCTGAATTAAAAGCTTTAGTTTCTTCTAGATTTACTGTTTTAGACTCATATATAGATGAAAGAGGTACTCCAAACTTTGTTATTTCACCTAAAGTAAACAAAGAGAATTTTAAACAAATGTCTAAAGAGTTGATGAAGCTTAACTTGATCCCATTTTTAAGGAAGAATGGTGATCGCTATGTTATAAAAGTTTTTTTGAAATTTTTAGAGAAAAGAAGGAAAAATAACATTTTAAATGTTATTCTTTTAATCGCAACTTTAGGAACAATATTTTTAGCTGGTTATTATAGTTTCATCAATACTCCTGTATTAAAAGATATTTTAATGAAGGGTGAAAATGCTTTTCTTCAAGCAGGTTTATTTACTCTCTCGCTCTTCGCTATAATTGGATTGCATGAATCAGGTCATATGATTGCTTGTAAAATTCATGGATTAGAGTTCTCTTTACCATATTTTATTCCCGGGCCTCCCCCATTCGGGACTTTTGGAGCAATAGTCTCATTAAAATCTCCTCCAACAAATCGAGATGAGCTTTTCGATATAGGGTTTGCCGGTCCTATAGCAGGTTTTATAGCTACAACAATTGTGGCAATATTAAGTTTTAAGTTGGGTTTTCTCGTTCCTGAAACTGATGTGTCTGTTTGGGAAAAGCAAAAATTAGTTCAAAGCATAAGTTGGCCAAGATCGCCTTTACTATTTGAAGTTCTTTTACCTTTTATACGTCAAATTCCTCAAGGTTTTAGGCTTGTTTTAACTCAAATAGAATTCGCTGCTTGGGTTGGTGCTTTATTAACATTCCTAAACATTCTTCCAATATGGCAGCTTGATGGTGGACATGTTTCTAGAGCTATTTTTGGCGCTTCAAAACATAAAATCGCTTCTATAATTGGGTTAATTATATTGATTTTCTCAGGATACTGGTTTTTTGCTTTATTTCTTTTGTTATGGATGTTTGGAGGTGGACGTGGAACAGCAGGAGCTGAACCATTAGATGATATTTCTCCATTAAGCAGCTCTAGAAAAATTCTTTATTTCCTTTCTTTAGTTATGCTTATGCTCTGTTTTATAGCTTTTCCTTCATTATAA
- a CDS encoding twin-arginine translocase TatA/TatE family subunit yields MAFIGPWEIALILAIVLILFGGKKLPELARSIGDSIRQYKKAVEGVEPKKNERESILEAAEKLGIDTRGKSVEEIATEITQKIKEEDKQAKN; encoded by the coding sequence TTGGCTTTTATTGGACCTTGGGAAATAGCTTTAATTTTAGCCATAGTTTTAATCTTATTTGGGGGGAAAAAGCTTCCTGAGCTTGCAAGATCGATTGGCGACTCAATAAGACAGTATAAAAAGGCTGTTGAAGGAGTTGAACCTAAAAAAAACGAGAGGGAAAGCATTTTAGAAGCTGCTGAAAAACTTGGTATAGATACTAGAGGTAAAAGCGTAGAAGAAATCGCTACGGAAATAACCCAGAAAATTAAGGAAGAAGATAAACAAGCAAAAAATTAA
- a CDS encoding rhomboid family intramembrane serine protease: MSLEILGKLTSLLITINLIIYAFLAFSSRNILIINYELLAIYGQYNLFVYEGWLWQLFTSIFVHANLLHVLGNSLFLAFFGFKAEELFSKKIYLFIYFSSGFIGNLLTLLMGSNVVSVGASGAIFGLFGASIMYMRKTMNQPILSALIYSFYLFLINAGAGVNLFAHFGGLAAGLIIGYSLAKKTRNYYNFEYRFQV, from the coding sequence TTGTCTCTTGAAATATTAGGAAAGCTAACTTCACTGTTAATTACAATTAATTTAATAATTTACGCTTTTCTAGCTTTCTCAAGCAGAAACATTTTAATTATAAATTATGAGTTGCTTGCAATTTATGGCCAATACAATCTATTTGTTTATGAAGGTTGGCTCTGGCAGCTTTTCACTTCAATATTTGTTCACGCTAATCTTCTTCATGTTTTAGGAAACTCATTATTTTTAGCTTTTTTCGGTTTTAAAGCTGAAGAATTATTTTCGAAGAAAATTTACTTATTTATATATTTTAGCTCAGGTTTTATAGGCAACTTGTTAACTTTATTAATGGGCTCTAATGTTGTATCAGTTGGAGCTTCAGGAGCTATTTTCGGTCTTTTCGGCGCCTCAATAATGTATATGAGAAAAACTATGAATCAACCTATTTTAAGCGCTTTAATTTATTCATTTTACTTGTTTTTAATAAATGCTGGAGCAGGTGTAAATTTGTTTGCTCATTTTGGAGGTTTAGCAGCTGGATTAATAATTGGCTATAGTTTAGCTAAAAAAACAAGAAACTATTATAATTTTGAATATAGATTTCAAGTTTAA
- a CDS encoding radical SAM protein: MENLIETKNNLILPSKIRVSIGSAILIGLKKGFINALPETIYLMTFHEGKCLANCGFCAQARESKTDLNHLSRVAWPIFETEKVLNKIEESLKKAKRICIQALNYPNSFNDVASLAKALRKFNIPISISCQPFNETQFHMLKVIGVDKISIPLDASTKEIFEEVKGLKRKSPYIWEAHFEALKKAVKIFGEGNVTTHLILGLGETERDVCFLTQKLTDIGVNIALFALTPIKGTFLENFKSPSINYYRKAQLARHLIVNRYIKFSKIKFNEKGEIIDLGLPKKELLKITLSGKPFLTSGCPNCNRPYYNEKVSGPIYNFPKALTEKEINEVLYSLTSIL, encoded by the coding sequence ATGGAAAATTTAATTGAAACTAAAAACAATTTAATTTTACCAAGTAAAATCAGAGTTTCCATCGGTTCAGCGATATTAATTGGATTAAAAAAAGGTTTTATAAATGCCCTTCCAGAAACAATTTATTTAATGACTTTTCATGAAGGGAAATGCCTTGCTAACTGCGGTTTTTGCGCTCAAGCAAGAGAAAGTAAAACTGATTTAAACCATTTATCTAGAGTAGCTTGGCCTATTTTTGAAACAGAAAAAGTTTTAAATAAAATAGAGGAATCCCTGAAAAAAGCGAAACGAATTTGCATTCAAGCATTAAATTACCCTAATTCTTTTAATGATGTTGCAAGCTTAGCAAAAGCATTAAGAAAATTTAATATTCCTATATCTATTTCATGTCAACCTTTTAATGAAACGCAATTCCATATGTTAAAAGTTATTGGCGTAGATAAAATCTCTATACCATTAGATGCATCTACAAAAGAAATTTTTGAAGAAGTTAAAGGTTTAAAAAGAAAAAGCCCATACATTTGGGAAGCCCATTTTGAAGCTTTAAAAAAAGCTGTTAAAATATTTGGTGAAGGAAACGTTACAACGCATTTAATTTTAGGTTTAGGAGAAACTGAACGTGACGTTTGTTTTTTAACCCAAAAATTAACTGATATAGGTGTTAACATAGCTTTATTCGCTTTAACACCTATAAAAGGCACGTTTCTAGAAAACTTTAAATCCCCTTCAATAAACTATTATCGAAAAGCTCAATTAGCTAGACATCTAATTGTTAACCGTTATATTAAATTTAGTAAAATTAAATTTAATGAAAAAGGAGAAATAATTGATTTAGGTTTACCTAAAAAAGAATTGCTAAAGATAACTCTATCTGGGAAACCGTTTTTAACTTCAGGATGCCCAAATTGCAATCGACCATATTATAATGAAAAAGTTTCAGGCCCAATATATAATTTCCCTAAAGCTTTAACAGAAAAAGAAATAAATGAGGTTTTATACTCATTAACATCTATTCTTTAA
- the rimI gene encoding ribosomal protein S18-alanine N-acetyltransferase yields MVTMQKFIIRRFNPSDLNAVIEINRRCLPENYTFNFFMDIYRNCPEAFLVAEAEDKIVGYIMCRIEYGFSDFNRFKLVKKGHIVSIAVLNEYRGKGIGTSLITQALKELVNAQAKECYLEVRVSNEAGINLYRKLGFEVAQRIVYYYHDGEDAYVMSRKL; encoded by the coding sequence ATGGTTACAATGCAGAAGTTTATTATTAGAAGATTCAACCCAAGTGATTTAAATGCTGTAATTGAAATAAATAGAAGATGCCTCCCTGAAAATTATACATTTAATTTTTTTATGGATATTTATAGAAATTGTCCTGAAGCTTTTTTGGTGGCTGAAGCAGAAGATAAAATTGTTGGATATATTATGTGTAGAATAGAGTATGGTTTCTCAGATTTTAACAGGTTTAAGCTTGTTAAAAAGGGTCATATTGTTTCAATAGCGGTTCTTAACGAGTATAGAGGGAAAGGAATAGGAACTTCTTTAATTACTCAAGCATTAAAAGAGCTTGTTAATGCTCAAGCTAAAGAATGTTATTTAGAGGTTAGAGTTTCTAATGAAGCAGGAATAAATCTTTATAGAAAACTAGGTTTTGAAGTTGCTCAAAGAATCGTTTACTATTATCATGATGGAGAAGATGCTTACGTAATGTCTAGGAAGCTTTAA
- a CDS encoding radical SAM protein encodes MRAFKLISNNLLTRSLLKNISTYCEKDGKNRLEAGLELYSGVRADACLKCKAAEKILSLILRIGRRSFNVSEEEMKKTFADSYWRRGLSSVVKGLGLFGVTKPFTPGAPFQVVWEVTNACNLRCKHCSANAGAEVNELNTEEALKAIDKLDKFGITILAFSGGEPFMRRDFLKLAKYASDKGIYVAVATNATLITKEKAKAMKEAGIDYVQISLDGAVAETHDYFRGVPGAFNKAVEGIKNVIAEEFFVEVSTTITKLNYKEIPKILDLCEKLGVDWFMAYNFIPTGRGVDITELDLTPDEREELLKMLYERMQNSNVAMLSTAPQFARVSLEASCQSEALVLSHFYSSKSREKIKSLAEFIGGCGAGRFYIAIKPNGDIQPCVFLPLKLGNIRSDNLEELWVNSKVLKDLRNKDILKGHCGTCEYRYYCGGCRARAYGYFNDYLAPDPGCINNKAFYTMLKEEARLAPVIPY; translated from the coding sequence ATTCGGGCATTTAAGTTAATTTCTAATAATCTTTTAACAAGAAGTTTACTAAAAAATATTTCAACTTATTGCGAAAAAGATGGAAAAAATAGATTGGAAGCTGGTTTAGAGCTTTACTCAGGCGTTAGAGCTGATGCTTGCTTAAAATGTAAAGCTGCTGAAAAAATCTTAAGCTTAATTTTGAGGATTGGGAGAAGAAGCTTTAATGTTTCAGAAGAAGAGATGAAGAAGACTTTTGCTGACTCATATTGGAGAAGGGGGTTAAGCAGCGTAGTTAAAGGGTTAGGTTTATTTGGTGTTACAAAACCTTTTACTCCAGGGGCCCCCTTTCAAGTAGTTTGGGAAGTAACTAATGCTTGTAATTTAAGGTGTAAGCATTGCTCAGCTAATGCAGGGGCAGAAGTAAATGAGTTAAATACAGAGGAAGCTTTAAAAGCAATAGATAAGCTTGATAAATTTGGTATAACAATTTTAGCTTTTTCTGGTGGAGAACCGTTTATGCGAAGAGATTTTCTTAAGCTTGCTAAATATGCATCTGATAAAGGAATTTATGTAGCTGTAGCTACAAACGCTACCTTAATAACTAAAGAGAAGGCTAAAGCTATGAAGGAAGCTGGAATAGATTATGTGCAAATTAGCCTTGATGGAGCTGTAGCTGAAACACATGATTATTTTAGGGGTGTTCCAGGAGCATTTAATAAAGCTGTTGAAGGAATTAAAAACGTTATAGCTGAAGAATTTTTTGTTGAAGTTTCAACCACAATCACTAAGTTGAATTATAAAGAAATCCCTAAAATATTGGATTTATGTGAAAAGCTTGGCGTAGATTGGTTTATGGCTTATAATTTTATTCCAACTGGAAGAGGTGTTGATATTACAGAACTAGATTTAACGCCTGATGAAAGAGAAGAACTTTTAAAAATGCTTTATGAAAGAATGCAAAATTCAAATGTAGCTATGCTTTCTACAGCGCCTCAATTCGCTAGAGTTTCCTTAGAAGCATCCTGCCAAAGCGAGGCTTTAGTTTTAAGCCATTTTTATTCATCTAAATCAAGGGAAAAAATTAAAAGTTTAGCTGAATTTATAGGGGGATGCGGCGCAGGTAGATTTTACATAGCTATAAAACCTAATGGCGATATTCAACCATGCGTTTTCCTTCCATTAAAACTTGGAAACATTAGAAGTGATAATTTAGAGGAGTTGTGGGTTAATTCTAAAGTTTTAAAAGATCTTAGAAATAAAGATATTTTAAAAGGACATTGCGGAACATGTGAATATAGATATTACTGTGGTGGGTGCAGGGCAAGAGCTTATGGTTACTTTAATGATTACTTAGCTCCAGACCCTGGTTGCATAAATAATAAAGCATTTTACACGATGCTTAAGGAGGAGGCGAGGTTGGCTCCTGTAATTCCATATTAA